A genome region from Cutaneotrichosporon cavernicola HIS019 DNA, chromosome: 5 includes the following:
- a CDS encoding uncharacterized protein (Fungal specific transcription factor domain) has protein sequence MSSFSNPSTQVPVDIPTRPDLQGTIPIDTVATQAQAQTQQSNANGAPSDVAGVLRRNQACLACRRRKLKCDAVRPHCSTCVRSYRHLLRTAPSTNPVLSCEYDDSMDKDHHDGDTSPKEDDDGGKKKKRKASGGRRKADDEVDPERDRLMKRVAELEQQLAQKSTTGANGHLPPSTAPNPWTGAGFGTPPVESPGTFLDMLTGSMPISAQNPGLGEAMFGTSAAPQVTASATSMWMSLGTSADRSESGTGFTPFMSMPSPPAFPDAGPSMLSSSFNFTPAPTGPTTLNWSGDVDMGPPSQEQTWSVNNLANGLSDAAQTSSSTAPKAANVEAADDLVDLDVLNGGSNDSSLDPQILVDLFWPGWPRNLPEPSVTLSLLEVFFEIVPNIPRILNRARFMARLNLPPTHSNFPHPALLHAICSLTASWIEPTPDNITSFFPSVDYDKDKIAFMIQTVTTKVDGMPFSLRQAAFGKDAIQDGLNTGNRLFDVVRAMIILSRVFIDDTRMLECWTYCGLVARMILPLGLNVRSAELSLKSVMLPPPVGAIEREERRIVVWMAMYHDTVASAASGWGSSLSLDELTIPLPVSAVDFNSGRSDVPPNPQDLESLDLYIKHPVVDPLVMALKGAVLLNRVNKFSRKWKNRRLRDNDDLDGMHRPEFRELANAIACLQMSFPPELSNPATLDAKKRLDVDLISAHVIPHAAIICLYEPFADIADPNDQPARRIINAARSVINIIQDMCIQGGPSNLAAVMHSSSSLALVTSARTCLLFYRHALNIGDTAAAEGYKVNIEHARAALASYGLKFKIGYHHAQLIEYFLDRASNPTYEKLVAHYPEHPRPGALPLTKQSHLGQAILNALNIKRGYWKVSAQSHGAGVNVAGTGINVRDMSPSGSTPGSSGSGPGLLHPGSLGSTTEPTSAPTSVNSGAWLNGDSPRGPGSSNPLSPMKYVDFSGNNGAQLGGEVMSSGDQLFNNRFGSQDLSHSFGGQ, from the exons ATGTCTTCCTTCTCTAATCCATCGACGCAAGTTCCGGTCGACATTCCAACCCGGCCCGACTTGCAGGGGACCATCCCAATTGACACTGTAGCAACCCAGGCTCAGGCGCAAACGCAACAATCCAACGCAAATGGAGCACCGAGTGACGTGGCTGGGGTCCTCCGTCGCAATCAGGCCTGCCTCGCGTGTCGGCGCCGAAAGCTT AAATGTGACGCGGTCCGGCCTCATTGCTCCACTTGCGTACGCTCGTACCGCCACCTGCTGCGCACCGCTCCGTCCACCAACCCGGTCCTTTCTTGCGAGTATGACGACTCGATGGACAAGGATCATCACGACGGTGATACTTCCCCGAAAGAAGACGATGACGGtggcaagaagaagaagcgcaaggctTCTGGAGGACGGAGGAaggcggacgacgaggtcgacccaGAGCGCGACCGGCTGATGAAGCGCGTTG CCGAGTTGGAACAACAACTCGCCCAAAAAAGTACAACAGGCGCCAACGGACACTTGCCGCCATCGACGGCTCCCAACCCCTGGACAGGTGCCGGCTTCGGCACACCTCCCGTCGAGTCACCTggcaccttcctcgacatgCTGACCGGCTCGATGCCTATTTCTGCCCAGAACCCtgggcttggcgaggcCATGTTTGGGACGAGTGCGGCTCCCCAAGTTACAGCATCCGCTACAAGCATGTGGATGTCGTTGGGAACGTCTGCCGACCGAAGTGAGTCTGGCACAGGATTCACGCCCTTCATGTCAatgccctcgccacccgccTTTCCGGACGCTGGGCCCTCGATGCTGTCCTCTAGCTTCAACTTTACTCCTGCACCGACGGGGCCGACGACGCTCAACTGGAGCGGCGATGTTGATATGGGGCCGCCGTCCCAGGAGCAGACTTGGAGTGTGAACAACCTGGCGAATGGACTGTCCGACGCTGCCCAAACAAGTTCGTCTACGGCTCCAAAAGCGGCCAACGTTGAAGCAGCGGACGACTTGGTCGACCTGGACGTTCTGAATGGAGGCAGCAATGACTCGTCTCTCGACCCGCAGATTCTAGTAGATCTTTTTTGGCCAGGATGGCCCCGCAACCTTCCCGAACCCTCGGTCACATTATCACTTCTGGAAGTCTTCTTCGAAATTGTCCCTAACATTCCCCGAATACTCAATCGCGCGCGCTTCATGGCACGTTTGAACCTTCCCCCAACGCACTCCAActtcccccaccccgccctccTGCACGCCATCTGCTCCCTCACTGCGTCATGGATTGAACCCACACCTGACAACATCACCTCGTTCTTCCCTTCAGTAGACtacgacaaggacaagatcGCGTTCATGATCCAGACAGTGACAACGAAAGTCGATGGCATGCCGTTCAGTCTACGGCAGGCTGCCTTTGGCAAGGACGCCATCCAGGACGGTCTCAATACGGGTAATCGGCTGTTCGATGTTGTCCGGGCCATGATCATCCTGAGCCGCGTATTCATCGACGACACCCGGATGCTGGAGTGCTGGACATACTGTGGTCTAGTTGCGCGCATGATTCTTCCTCTCGGGCTCAATGTGCGGTCTGCCGAGCTTTCATTAAAGTCGGTTATGCTTCCACCGCCCGTGGGCGCCATTGAACGAGAGGAGCGTCGCATCGTCGTGTGGATGGCCATGTACCACGACACGGTCGCGTCGGCGGCTTCCGGCTGGGGCTCGTCACTGTCTCTGGACGAGCTTACGATCCCACTCCCCGTCTCGGCCGTCGACTTCAACAGCGGCCGCAGCGACGTGCCCCCCAATCCGCAGGACCTCGAGTCATTGGACCTCTACATCAAGCACCCTGTCGTGGATCCACTCGTGATGGCTCTCAAAGGTGCTGTACTACTCAATCGCGTGAACAAGTTTTCTCGCAAGTGGAAGAATCGGCGCCTGCGGGACAATGACGATCTCGACGGCATGCATCGCCCAGAGTTCCGTGAGCTTGCCAACGCTATTGCGTGCTTGCAGATGAGCTTCCCGCCAGAGCTTTCGAACCCCGCAACGCTGGACGCCAAGAAGCGACTCGATGTGGATCTCATT AGTGCCCATGTCATCCCCCACGCGGCTATCATCTGCCTATACGAGCCGTTCGCAGACATTGCGGACCCCAACGACCAGCCGGCCCGCCGCATTATTAACGCGGCGCGCTCCGTCATCAACATTATCCAGGACATGTGCATCCAAGGAGGCCCTTCCAACCTCGCTGCGGTGATGcactcgtcatcgtcactGGCACTTGTCACATCGGCTCGGACGTGCCTGTTGTTCTATCGTCACGCTCTCAACATCGGGGACActgcggcggccgaggggTATAAGGTCAACATCGAGCATGCAAGGGCGGCTCTCGCTTCTTACGGCCTCAAGTTCAAGATCGGCTACCATCATGCCCAGCTGATCGAGTACTTCCTTGACCGCGCGTCCAACCCGACCTACGAGAAGCTTGTGGCACACTACCCTGAacatcctcgcccaggTGCTCTGCCTCTCACGAAACAATCACATCTCGGCCAGGCCATCTTGAACGCGCTCAACATCAAGCGCGGCTACTGGAAGGTGTCCGCCCAGTCGCACGGCGCGGgcgtcaacgtcgccgGTACGGGGATCAACGTCAGAGACATGTCGCCGAGCGGCTCAACGCCTGGATCCAGCGGATCGGGACCAGGCCTATTGCATCCCGGCTCGTTAGGGTCGACGACTGAGCCAACGTCAGCTCCGACGTCGGTCAACAGCGGTGCCTGGCTGAATGGCGACTCGCCGCGTGGTCCTGGGTCGTCGAACCCATTGTCACCCATGAAGTATGTCGACTTCAGCGGTAACAACGGTGCGCAACTCGGAGGGGAGGTTATGTCCTCGGGAGATCAACTGTTCAACAACCGATTTGGAAGCCAGGACCTGTCGCACTCATTTGGGGGACAGTAG